Proteins from a genomic interval of Nautilia sp. PV-1:
- a CDS encoding fumarate hydratase, translating into MRVVKYDDIVKSIRDMIIYSTTHLAPDMLEALKKAYEEEKSEVSRAVLKQLLENAEIAEKDWKPLCQDTGLAIYFVKVGEDVKVEGGTLRDAIYEGTRKGYEEGYLRASTCDCFTRANLKDKAGYNLPPVIYFDLVPGDKIEIEYAAKGGGSENVSRATVLAPAQGKPGIKEFVKKVVSDAGPNPCPPLVVGVGIGGSFDMAAVMSKHALFRSIGTENPDPEMAEFEAELKEELNKLGIGAMGMGGTQTVLAVHIETYENRMCHIASLPVAVNIQCHSSRHSHITI; encoded by the coding sequence ATGAGAGTAGTAAAATATGACGATATCGTAAAATCAATAAGAGATATGATAATCTACTCAACGACTCACTTGGCTCCGGATATGCTTGAAGCGTTAAAAAAAGCATATGAAGAAGAAAAAAGTGAAGTGTCTCGTGCCGTACTTAAACAGCTTTTAGAAAATGCTGAAATTGCGGAAAAAGACTGGAAACCTTTATGTCAGGATACCGGTCTTGCAATTTATTTCGTGAAAGTCGGAGAAGACGTAAAAGTTGAAGGCGGAACTCTTAGAGATGCTATTTACGAAGGAACAAGAAAAGGTTATGAAGAAGGGTATTTAAGAGCTTCTACTTGTGACTGTTTTACAAGAGCTAACCTTAAAGACAAAGCCGGATATAACCTTCCTCCTGTAATTTACTTCGATTTAGTTCCGGGTGATAAAATCGAAATCGAATATGCCGCTAAAGGAGGAGGAAGCGAAAACGTATCACGCGCTACTGTTTTAGCTCCTGCTCAGGGTAAACCGGGAATTAAAGAATTTGTCAAAAAAGTTGTAAGCGACGCAGGTCCGAACCCTTGTCCGCCGTTAGTAGTAGGTGTAGGTATAGGCGGAAGTTTTGATATGGCGGCTGTTATGAGTAAACATGCGCTTTTCAGAAGCATCGGTACTGAAAACCCTGATCCGGAAATGGCTGAGTTTGAAGCTGAGCTTAAAGAAGAGCTTAATAAACTCGGAATCGGTGCAATGGGTATGGGAGGTACTCAGACTGTACTTGCCGTGCATATTGAAACATATGAAAACAGAATGTGTCATATCGCATCACTGCCGGTTGCTGTAAATATCCAATGTCACAGTTCTAGACATTCTCATATAACTATTTAA